The DNA segment CTCTGAAGATTGCACGGTGGAAGCCAAAGGCGCAAAAAGTGCCTCCGTGTGCACTACTGGCGTCGAATGGCAAAGGTGCACAGTGATGCTTTACATCATCACTGAAAAAAAgaagcttccaccctacattgTGTTTAAGAGAAAGACTCTGCCAAGAAAGAAGTTCCCCCGGGGTATCGTAGTCCGGGtgcaagaaaaagagaaaggttGGATGTCCGATGAATTGGTCATAGACTGGCTGAAAACAGTGTGGCAGAACTGACCAGGAGGCCTACTACACTGCAAAGCCCTTTTTGTGCTTGACAGCTTTAAAGGGCACGTAACAGGCGAAGTGAAGACTTGGCTAGCAGACTGCCGAACGGACTTTGCCGTAATTCCTGCTGGCCTGACAAGCGTGCTGCAGCTGCTAGATGTTTGCTTTAACCGGCCATTCAAGACGAAATTTCGGCAGTGCTACAAAGAGTGGATGACCGCAGGCAACCACGGAACAACTCCGACAGCGCGGCTGAAGAGAGCGTCCCTCCAGCAAGTGTGAGTTTGGATTCTGCACACGTGGCGTTCGTTGTCAACGGACACCATCTCAAACCGTTTTAGAGTCACGGGGCTGTCAAACGCCATGGACGGCACAGAGGACGACCAGCTTTGGGAGCACGCCAATGAGGCGAGGTCGTCCGACAGCAGTGAGAATGCTGATGAGCTGAGCTCGTCCGACAGAGATTAGCGTAAAGGCAGCAATGAATGTTGAAATAAAACACCAGCTTTTTAATTACCTGATACAGTAGTCGCAATGGTCCCACAATATGTTGTGTAGCTATAGGCCAGGTTCGTGTATAACCCGCACCTGAGAAAATTTGATGGAAAAAAGTGCAGCTTATACATGAGTATATACGGTATGCGCTAAGAGGCAAAAACGGCAATGTCCTTAGAACTATGAATAAGATAgctaaagtagccaaagagttctacacaaatctatacagcaaccaatgtaatcagaacgttaataagagagaggcagtagcacacagcaatgggacattccgccagtaatgaaagaggaagtgaTGAAACCCTTAGGagtaatgcaaagggggaaagcaactagtgaggatcaggtaacagcagatcacTTGAAGGACGAGCATACCAGAAGCATGCAAGAACGCTAACAATATCTGAATTCATACGAAAGGAGACATCAAGGACTCGAAAAATGACGAACtggtcagcttactgtccattgcctacaaagtatttacgaaGGTAACTACAAacagaatcaggacaaccttagacttcaatcaaccaaatgatcaggaggCTTTTGCAAAGGATACTCgataatagaccatattcacactatcaatcaggtgatagaaaaatgtgcagaatataaccaaccccaatATATATAatgttcattgattacgagaaagcatttgactcagtggaaacctcagcagtcatgcaggcattgcagaatcggggtgtagaagagtcttatgcaAATATACTGGAAAATATAATGACTGCACAGCttccatagtccttcataaagtcggcaataaaattccaaaaaggaattatgaaaaaacctggcgctatcaaacgacgacacagaggggacacagcgctcccctctgtgtcccctctgtgtcgtcgtttgatagcgccaggttttttcataatgaacgtgtaccaactagctcaactttctgccctgttcCAAAAAGGAAGGATGTCAGGAAGGGAGACAtgacctcgccaatgctattcacctcctgtttacaggaagtgTTCAGAGGCCctgattgggaacagttggggataagagttaaaggggcccagaaaggggctctcaataaagttgcatTATGTCTGGGATGCTAAAAGacgccgcttcataattatcctccagcaagaattattttaacgCGTTTaatggaagctgagttatatggagacaaaatttgaacttctgcatcatcgcgcctttccctctcctctcacacACCCAAAACGGCGgcactcctccgccggccccactcactcggcccctcccgtATCTCCGCCGGCTGCGACgtgcgcggagtggccgcgggcACGGTAGCGcgcgacgtctgaaagaatttggtgctgtgaaccaatgataacccctggCTGCTTATGTCACTTGCAAGACGTTACGTTGTATATtccaggttttcgcgcgaaaggCCGGCACCGTGCGTCGgcgcgaggtgcgaaagcagaAATTTTAAAAGTATAgcaaatttcccgctcgcttttgaggtctcatGCGGTATGgacactcggtggcctgtactttACATagagcaagcattttaaagccaagctcaaacagtGGCCctttaatgaagaatacctaagtaatttgcgattcgctgatgacattgccttgctaagtcactcagaagatgagctgcaaagcatgatcaacaagttagacaggtagagcagaaTGTTGGGAatatacagaaaaccaaagtaatgttcagcagtctcacaaggaaacagcagtttacaattggtagcaaggtgctggaagtggtaagggaatacgtctacttagggcaggtagtggccgctgatccggatcatgagagggaaataactagaagaataagaatggggtggagcgcagaTGGCAGGTTTTCTGAGGTCATGAATTACATTTTACCAATACACCCTAAGAGAAAAGGATATAACAGCCCTATCTTACCAATACTCACCTTTGAGGCAGAAATGTGGgggttaacgaaaagggtacagcctaagtgaaggacaacgcagcgagccatgaaaacaaaaatgatagatgtaacgttaagagaccggaagtgggcagagtggttgagggaacaaatgcaggttaatgacatcctagtcgaaatcaagaagaagaaatgggcttgggcaaggcatgtaatgcgaggaaaagataaccgctggtccttacgggtaacggagtggattccaagagaaggcaagcgtagcagcagggggtggcagaaagttaggtgggcgcatgagaagaagcttgcaggcatacggtgggcactgctggcaaaagacagggttaactggagagacaagggagaggcctttgccctgcagtgggcatagtcaggctgatgaggatgataTAGTGAGTGTGACAAAGCTTCAGTGCATTCTCTCATAGCACTCAACTGGGGCACACCTACGAAAGTGAGGAGGGGTTCGCTGCCCAGCTTCTCACTGCTCTCAAACATACTCTGGTGCTTTCCGCCATCAAGTCCACGCCTCTCCTGAATGCACTCTGTTATctacggccactgcagggtgATTCCAGATATGATCACATCTTCGATCTCTTAGATTTTTTACACATCACACCACAGCAAAGGAAGTGTCTGCAATTATTTTCGATCACGCACTTGTGTGCACTGCTGTTTCTACCAGCTTTGGTTATGGATAACTTAAAACATAACGACAGGATCGAGATGCCTGAAAACTTATACAGCATGTATTGCCATTGAGTGAGGCCAGGTATTCCCTATGATTTGTAGAATATATTAGAAAATTTTGCTAGTGTGAGAGGGTAGGTGGGGAGAGCCACCTAGCCAAGTACGGTGGGAGCATTCAAATGGACTCCCCGAGGCCTTGTGACACAGCAGTAATGCCACATTGTTTATGTTTACCAAGCCTTTCACTCCATCGTGACATTTTTGCACCTACCCATAATGATTCGGCCAAATGACGCCAACACATTTGCAAGACATTTTATTACAGGAAACAACTCGGGTAATAACTTGACCCCGTATGGTACAGTGTGCAAACTGCATAAGTAGAGGACAGGAGAAAAACAGACATAAGCAAAACATTTTTTGGTAAACAAGCAATTAGTACATAGTAATGTATATACTCCCAAAACCTGTTTGCAGGCTTTATATAGGCTTCAAGCTTCACATGCCATCACTATAAAAGTGGAAGCCCTGTGCATTTGACACAAGGTTTTTGCCAATAGACCTGGTAAGCCTAACTCTTCTGGAAATAAAATGACAAACACGCAAGTGGCACATTGGCTTCTAGAACACGCAAACATGTGGAAAACAGAAAAGCTAGTTCCAATAGCTAGCAAGTGTGCGCAAACTTTGAAGCATTAGCCAAAAGTGGTGGTTGTAAGAATGTAGGCCATAAACAACAGTAGCACACGATGCATCCTAATGAATGGAAATGCCTTGAAAAAAGCAAAAGAGCAACAGCTCTGCAGTACTGCAGGTTTCCGCATGTCATCCCCACTATGTGCCTTTCCACAAGAGAAATAAAACAGTGCACTCTGGATCTAACATAAAGGCAGAAGCCAGAGTGTAATTTGCTGTTACAACTGCAGAGAATGCTTGGCCTGCCAAAGCAAGAAAGCAGACCACTGGAAGAACACTTGAGCGTCCGCAAACAGAGCATGCTGCACACACTGGACTCCCATTTGAGGCACAAGAAGCGTGAACATGTCCCCCTGACCCCACGCATTCCATGATTATTTTCATTGCAGTCTGCCATTAAGAGGGAAAAACAGTAACAGCACGAAAGGTTAAGTTCACCTTTTCGCCATCAAAAGCAACAGGAAAGCTGACGGCCACCAGCTTCTGTTACCATGAACACATAAATGCATATGCCCAGGGCATAAAGGTCCAGGCACCACCAATGCACAACTTCCATTGGCAGCTTCAGGCACTCACTCAATAAGCTCCACATAATTGGCTGGGAAAAGACCGTAGGTGCCGTCAGGGCCCAGGCCCTGCCACCAGCCTTCGTCAATTTGTTCAATGTGCGTGATGATGTCATCAGGGTCGAAAGAGATCTCCGTGTCATcagctgataaaaaaaaaaaaaacgaacattcAACCGCAGACATTACACTGTGATGCTTTCATGCCTGAACATTCACAAGACGCtgaccgtatttacacgattgtaagtcgacctatttttcaaaatttgaaaatctgaagaggaggggtcgacttaaaatcgaaaccaaagcatcgcaccataaataaaggcgagacaaacgagatatcaggcatgctacagcgtagTTGCATTTTTTCTGAGTGGCTCCGTTgtatcgctcttggtgctggccttgagcagctgctatgtcaacgcgcagaactggcatcgcCACACCGCgcgaggcggccgatggtggctgtcgataagcagcaaaccggcaccagccaCTAGATGTTAGAACAATGAGCTGTgagaccgcagcagcgatcacgatggcagcgctagtgaggatggtggcgcaagtgtggacgagcaGTCCAGCGACTAaaacattttcgttttggaatgtgcccacgggtggtcccgcgcgcggcagccgatagtgGCTGGCGATAGGcagaggccgcaggatagtgctatcgcgttctattattaaagggcAAGCGTAAATGACccccaagtttttttgttttttttcagaaatgtgattggGGGggggagtcgacttacaatcggcATATGTGCAAATACGGTATATCTGCAACTAGGGTATGCTGAGGGAAGTGTAGATGATGCACACTTGATTGATAAGGTGGTGACAAAATAAATTGTGCTTGTCCAGCTTGCACAATAGGCTCGGTGTTCGAAGTGAAATGTGGCCAGGTCTATGCTGGGCTAGGCTAGCAAAAATGCTATCTGGACCTGGTTAAAGCCAGCAGAAGAGATcagaaaagagagaaaggagaaagaCAGCGCCGGTCCTGTCTACTTCCTCTGTCCTTTGTTATCCACAGtcagtatgtaccaactagctcaactcgccTCCTTACAGAACAAGgagaaagaagacaaaaataTCCCAACAGAAGCAGGAGCACCCTTTTGCTTTCAATGCACATGGTGGCTACTTGGCTCACATTCGGGAAGGTGAATGCATTCCTCGACATGTTCTACATCAAAGCAAGGACCCGTGTCGGGAGTCGCCTTCTAGCGACATCATGTGCCCTCATTCTTATTTTCACTCGGCCCATGCAGTTATGTTCATCACTTGTTTAAAATGCAGCACCATTTTTGTATAGGGACAAAGCAAGTATAGGAATTGCTAGCTGGTGTGCGCAGTGCTAAAGCACGCAATGAGCTCGCCAAAAAGAACAGGAGACACACAGAACTAGCATCATTTATTGAGGAATGCCTCCTGTTCAAACACAAGAAGAGTAGGAGAAAACTCTGGTGAAATCCAACTACTAGCATCTTTTTATTCGCTTTTTACCTTTTTGACTGCCCTTTTTCATGTGCCCACAGGAGGCATTCCACAGCGAATGCAAATTTCTTCCTATTTAAATACAACTAAAAAACAGAAGTTGTGACTCGCACAACAGTTCCTCACCCGCCTGGTAGTCATAGAGGGCCCGAGCCCGGATTTCTGGCTCGCTGGTTTCTACACTGGCTGGCTGAGCTTGATTCAAGCCAGGGCCTTCCACAGCCTCACTGGCTGGACGACTGACCTCAGCAAAGCCATCTGCCACAAAAAGAAAGCACACAGAGTGAGTCACAAAGAACCACCAAGAAAGGTACGGTACAGAGCAGAGGTTCTCAAACTTTTTTTGCCTCAAGGAACCCCAACAGCCTTCAACATGTGCCAAGGAACCACCTCCCCGTCCCAATCGGTCGGTGTTGCTAGTAGATGGACCctttgtgcttgttttttttgttgtcattCACTCTTGTACGTATGTGTTTCTTTTCTAGCTTTCAGTAATCAGTTTTTATTCAATGCCCACCTCACTCATGTTCGGACATTTAACCCCAAGACAAGAATGCAGAAAACTACAGTCACAAGACAAACAATCCCATGCATTCACGCACTCAACTGGCCAAGCTGTGCATAGAATCACGAACGCATTGTCAGGCTTTCATTGGCTATCTGCCACTCCTGGCTCTGGCATCAATGCGGAGACGGCATATAAAAAAATTTAGACAGATACTGGCTTTCCGGTGCAGATGGGCTCTCTGGAGGCAAAACTTCACCCCAGTACTATCGACAGCATCAAATCTCCCCAGAAGAACCCCCCATGAGGTGCGCACTTTTTTTTGGTCTTGTCTAGGCTCTGCTAGCAGTATGACCAACACTTTCAGTCGTCACGCACGCAACGCACATCAAGTTATGTGCTATGCCCTTTTACACTGTCTCGCCAGCGCTATAAGCATACCGTGAAACCCCATTATTCGGACTTCAAGGGACTGGAAAAAACACCCGAATCCGAATTATCTAATGTCCCTCAAAACTGCAATATACCGTTCGCGTGGAAGTGAAATTTATTTAATGGGAACCTGAGCGATTGTTACCTCCTTCTAAGTTGAAAACTGCTTGACAGTAGCAGCTTCTCGCAGTTCCATCAAATGTTATAATTTGCGCACGCAATCAGGAGCGGCAAAAGCAGAACTGGTCCTCAGTGGTAACGCAATAAATTTCAGTGTCCGAAACGGTTGCACTGGAGTTTCTTtgcatgtgaggaggcttcatCACACAAACTGCGAACACCAAGTGCCACCAAGTTTCAGCGTGCTGGAATCATGGAAACATGACGCGGACGGGAGCGAGGGAAGAGCGCGTTTGCACCGGAGCAGCAAGACACCTtcgaaaaacaaacagaaaagatCAGCAACAAGGCCATCATCATACCAAAAGGTGTGCGGCTGGCTTGGCTGGCTTGCTGATATGTGCAGCAGATAGCCACCGTCGCCGCGGCCGGACTCTCTTTTGGCCTATCCTGCCAAAGGTCAACACGCCTACCTTTGCGCGCACATCATAGGCGCACGGGAGACAAATGCGATATGCAGTTCAGGCCTGTGGACAAATATCTGGACGATCGCCTATATCGTGCCACGGAACCCCTTCGGGGGCCCGTCCGAATTAACCGATTTCGGCCCCGTGGTGTCCGAATAAACAAGCTTCTGACGCCATAGACCTGTATGTGCATTTGGTGGGACTCCGGCAGTAGcctgaattaacgaggttttactgtacgaGCGCGGGCGCAGTAGTGCCTGCGAGCCACTGCCGCCGGTGCTCCCGTCAAAACAAGCACGTGGCGCGGCCGTTAGAAAAACCTTCcaatgcatttttcatttttttaattgtttcaattaaCTGATCAATTATGCACTCTAAATTTTATTAATTACCACCATCAAGCATTGcctttttcattctgagcattttgacacctttgaaaacgccttttccaatttttaattaatcaattaattacaattatttcattaactcgtcatcgcctatcacacaccaataaATCATGAATCACTAGAACCATaaattaccatgatacaatttttttttacgcagcccccattATTTCCGACACTTGATGCTGACGGCTTTTCGACGAAATGAACTGCATACGATGTCGCGTAAAAAGCAAGGACAGGACTGCATCTTTCCTCACACAAAGGCACTTGATTTCTAAAGATATCTGTTAGTCTCATCTTTGCATACCACCAAGATTAGCTTTCATCCTGTTGAATTTCTTTGCTGCTATTTAAAATTTTGTACCATCTCATGAATATGGACCTGCCGAGCCCAAGGACATGAAATCAAGTCCCAGCTACAGCAGTagcagccgcgtttcaatggaggtggaaCCATATCAAAGAGTCAATCGCCAGAGCTGACACTATAGAGTGTCGACCAGGGGCGGTTGCCAAAAGTGCCTGCATACCCTCATCCTCCCAGCTCTGGTTGTGTGCTGGCTCAGGAGGTGCTGCCCCAAGGCAAGTGGTCTGTGCGTCCTGGAGCTGGTTACGCGTGTAAGTCAGCTTAGTCGGGGATGATGCAAGGGCTGCTCCGTGGTTGTTTTGCACTGCAGGTGCCTCCGCCTGCAAAGGTTAGACGCCACGCTTGGCAACTCGGCTTTCTGACAgtgttaaaaaaatatatatacataagGCCCATTGTTTTCAGgctcttttttttattgaaaattcGGGGGGTACAAATTGGGTTATTTGGCAAAAGTTCCATAGTTTGGGTTTTTTTCAGGCCATATATTGGAGCAAAAAACAAGTCACTGCAAGCGCTCATTTTACATAGCAGCTGTTTCCAATATGGTGCCACTAAGCCACTTGGTCAGTACCAGTTTTGGCCTCTTGCTTCTAAAACGCACTTTTCTATCTTATCCTCAAATTTAGCCTTGCCATGGATAATCAGCATTAAAACAGGTTTAAAATAATGAATTATCTGAAAATGACCCTCTGGATTAAGCACTACATATCTGCCAATTTTCACGAAATGACTTCAGCCTTGTGCTGTGTAAATTGACACACTCTAGAAGGCACATTTTCGGGTTGAAATCAGATGTAGCCTGACTTTTCAAGGAACCTGTTTGGGATCCCAAAATCTGGAAAAACCAGGATTTACACAAAAAAGGGGGGGGGCCTATATTACATAATGTCACTAGTGAGCAGCCTTGCCATTGTCAAGCAGCATTACTGTTAAGTTATAGCCTACTACCAGTGACCATATTGAATGAACATGTTCCTGTTAGTGCTACTAGCAAGACCCCCGGAGCTCAACTTTTTTTTGCCCATGAAAAGTGGCAAACTTGGAGTCACTCAGATACTGACACTTCCATCTTGATTTCAAAAATGACACAGAATTTTTGCCTAATTTCTATAAATGTGTGAAAGCAGAACTGCATGAACGCTGGCTTGTCTTGTTACTTTACTGTTGGCTTTCTAATGTTGGCTTATGATGGTGTTTTTGATGTCGTAAATGGTAGGGATTTAACGCAGTTAAACAGTGAAGCtaagccgctgtggtggctcagtggttatggcgctcgactctTGACCcaaaagacgggggttcgatcccggtcgtggtAGCCGCATTTtaacggaggcgaaatgctagagatccgtgtactgtgcgatgtaaatgcacgtaaaaagaaccccaggtagtcaaaattttctGGGGCCCTCCAGTACGccgtcccttatagcccgagtcgctttgagagTCAAACCCTATCaatcaaactaaaccaaaccaagagagagagggtttattcaccggaaaggaagagaggttggccggaaaaataaatatctggcctgctactctgcactgggggaTGGGAAGAGGAGTGAAAAGAGGGTTACGATGGGGGCTGaagatgatgggaggaggcagaaaaaaaacaaggcacacttcctaacatcacaaacgcgaggcaaggcccgtggtgctcgcgttgcctgtacagttttcgaaTTATCTGagcaagcgccgaggatcaaatcctccgagggGCCTGGTGTCAcaagacttcaaagcagatgtagcatgagtctttctcgtgcatatgctgggcacgccaCTAAAGCATATTCTACAGTCTTTACATGCCACATGTGGGACAGTCACGGGAGTCCGCTTGTTCAATTAAGTGCAAGTACTTGTGCgcgaaggcgaagcttaagcgtaaCCTATGGATTATGCAttcaatagggcgtggtattccgcgaggaacagaaaggtcatcgccggatctagccatTTAAGGCGGAtatgtcgagtgtctggcagggcccagaaTCTAGCCGTCACACTCCTCATTGATCCCAAAAGGAGACAAGTGATGTCTGGTCTTGGGAACGCAGGCCGCTGCTGAGTGcacaggccactgctgaaggcgctccttgcttcagcatcGGCGGTCTCACTTCCATCGAGTCtccagtgtccagggatccattAGAACACTATgcggtggcctttttcctgagcaggTGACAGGAGTCCAActatatcaagagccagagctttgTAGGCAGCGTGGCATAGGAAGCACCCCAAAAGTAGCGCAGGTttagtcagtgaaaatgcaccactcctgaggcggttctccgcagatgtggcgaatcgcttcccgaaggcccgcaagctctgctgCAGTTGAAGTAGAACTGTGTCGTAAAATGAATCTCCGGGTTGTCTGTTGAGTGGGGATTACCaaagcagctgttgatgcctttggtgaagcagatccatcagtgtatacGTACGCACAGTTTTtttattctgaccagatgtaggcaagagcaagttgcttcagtccactaaccggcatcacagattGATTTtgtatgccagggacatgcaggcatactgaaggctgagcaatcacccatggtggctgcaagggataATGCGGCAGGGCACAGTCTGATGGCAATCCGGATTGATGGCAgcacagtgcacgtgcaaaactgctgtcaggttgctcatcaaaaatcttcgtcagtgggtgacagcggtgccgtgtaagcacgcgtaaatatacacgaagtggttcgtgtgacaggtagatcgatattgggcacgctCGAGATTCCTCGATCGTGCCTTTGTttgaggcacaacgtggtaatccgacgcatatcttgagcgcctgtgcttggacactccctaatgtccgcaagcaggaaatgctcatggtagagagtacaggaaggctgtaacgaatgtagcctataaagaAAGTATAGTAAAGTCTTACCAAGAAGCGCTCcattgggccccatttaatgcctgctacgaagcgaaggacatggcaaaaaagagcgAGTCTTgtctttagcatatttatatgcctcgacaaTGACAGATcacggtcaatgataatgcccaaaaatctgtggtgggagacgtatggtattgcaaccccttgcaGCGTTACcaggtagtggcagacagacttgcacgtgaatgcgaccacagcacatttttcagctgctaagtgtAGACCCTGATGCCGtaaccttgaagtagatgacatggcacgttgtaatctcgcgcatttgcggacgtgtcgaacctgAAGCTCAGATGCAGATATCATTAGCATAGGCACAGATGTGAATGTGAGTGAgaagttcactcaccagtccaatcaacgccacattaaatagggttgggctgagaGCTCCTCCCTTAGGAACTCCATGGCAAACCTCATTATGGGTAGTCTCTttatcaggcgtagacatgtaaacggaccggtcgttgaggtagctcacaatccatgagtacatccggccgccaacgcccaTGTCGTCAAGGGCATTGAGGATGGTGTCATGAAGTACGTTATCGTAGGCCGCTTTGATGTCTAAGAAGACAGCAGCAACGGGTTGGCgcctacgtttttcatgttccactgtccatatgaggtcgattacgctgtgaATTGAAGAACGTCCCCACCGGAGCCCGGTCATCATgaccggatagagagcattctgctctaaaaccattcgagccgcgccagcactaCTCGCTCCATAACCTTACTGACACAGCTTGCTAGtccaactggccggtatgaggtaagctcataaggaggctttccaggcttcaaaagagcaaccagggggctgatcttccagtgttgtGGAAGAATTCCGGAAGCCCACGTAAAATTgcagtaactgagcagcacagttcgcccttccatgccaaggtgagagagaggCACGTATGAAATCCTgtcaggaccaggtgtagatGCATGCTCACACGagaaaagagcagcttctagCTCAGGCATCGTGACAAGCATGACGTAGTGGTCGTCTGTTGAAGGTggcacaaaagcctccaaactgtttgatgctaccggagttgtgcccacaaccattttgcagaattcttctgctatcTTTACATTATTATCGTGTTGGTAAAtggacagggcatggaaaggataccgttcttgtgggggtgaacgcaagctcctggctacatgccaaatacatggcagtggtttgcgagggtcgagcgatgaacagaactgcctccaacgctGTCTCTCTAATCTCGCGAGGTGGCGCTTTATCTGTCGTTGAGCTCGTCGACAAAGGgcgagatcatacgtggatttagttcttctgtatttcctttcggcgcacCGACGGACTGCGTGTAGTCTTTCGTATTCCACGCCAATAGTACATCCTGGCTTAGACGCACATATATATCGCGTGGTCTCACCGAGAGAAGACGTAATCAGATCTTCTATTTGATGTGAGGTCCACACAGGAAGTCTCCACGGACatcctaaaggcaggccagtctgtacaTCGGACGCGAGACGAAGTAGCAGGTGCGTAGCACGTACCACCTGACGcatacatacgttggaatgtggtcactcccatgcgTTTCCACGTCACTGCGCCAGCTGACGTaagactgg comes from the Amblyomma americanum isolate KBUSLIRL-KWMA chromosome 1, ASM5285725v1, whole genome shotgun sequence genome and includes:
- the LOC144123189 gene encoding uncharacterized protein LOC144123189 gives rise to the protein MSQSLRNRRSEEAQALIAQRTTDAKAMFEPSTCTGAYASQASAAFSEQTNLKGTASQAEAPAVQNNHGAALASSPTKLTYTRNQLQDAQTTCLGAAPPEPAHNQSWEDEGMQALLATAPGRHSIVSALAIDSLIWFHLH